A stretch of Pseudoprevotella muciniphila DNA encodes these proteins:
- a CDS encoding O-methyltransferase, with amino-acid sequence MSLDDYILQHITPEDPYLHDLYRATNLELLRPRMASGHLQGSLLRMLVNIAQPKHILEVGTFSGYATLCMAAALPEGGRITTFEINDEQEEFTRPWFDGSPYADRIEFVIGDVLDILPTRNDTFDMAYVDGNKRQYIDYYDLILPRLTSGGLFIADNTLWNGNVNDPAHHDAQTQAIRDFNDRVANDPQVETIILPIRDGLTLVRKK; translated from the coding sequence ATGTCTCTCGACGACTACATTCTTCAACACATCACGCCAGAGGATCCTTATCTCCATGACCTCTATCGTGCCACGAACCTTGAACTGCTCCGACCACGCATGGCATCAGGGCATTTGCAGGGTTCGCTTCTCCGTATGCTTGTGAATATCGCGCAGCCCAAGCATATTCTCGAAGTGGGCACCTTTTCTGGCTATGCCACACTCTGCATGGCCGCGGCACTGCCCGAAGGAGGGCGAATTACCACATTTGAAATCAATGATGAGCAGGAGGAATTTACCCGTCCTTGGTTTGATGGATCGCCATACGCAGACCGCATAGAATTTGTTATAGGCGATGTTCTCGACATCCTCCCTACGCGCAATGATACCTTCGACATGGCATACGTTGATGGCAACAAACGGCAGTATATTGACTATTATGACCTCATTCTACCCCGCTTAACCTCAGGAGGTCTCTTCATTGCCGACAATACCCTTTGGAACGGCAATGTCAACGACCCTGCGCACCACGATGCCCAAACGCAAGCCATCCGCGACTTCAACGACCGAGTGGCAAACGACCCACAAGTGGAAACCATCATCCTCCCCATACGAGATGGGCTTACGCTGGTAAGAAAGAAATAA
- the aroQ gene encoding type II 3-dehydroquinate dehydratase, whose protein sequence is MKILILNGPNLNRLGKREPDIYGSATMEECLATLRTDFPNVELEYAQSNHEGELIDIMQQASDGDMAGIVLNAGAYTHTSVALLDCIRSLSIPVVEVHLSNVHAREDFRHKSLISSACKGIVAGFGMNSYRLAVEALVRLAAAK, encoded by the coding sequence ATGAAAATACTTATTCTCAATGGTCCTAACCTGAATCGTCTTGGGAAGCGTGAACCTGATATTTATGGTTCGGCAACGATGGAGGAGTGTCTGGCTACGTTGCGCACAGATTTTCCTAATGTGGAACTTGAGTATGCGCAGAGCAACCATGAAGGCGAACTTATTGATATAATGCAGCAGGCAAGCGATGGCGACATGGCGGGTATAGTGCTGAATGCAGGTGCATACACACATACTTCGGTGGCTTTGCTCGACTGTATTCGTAGTCTCAGCATCCCCGTAGTGGAGGTGCATCTGAGCAATGTCCATGCTCGTGAAGATTTTCGCCATAAGAGTCTGATTTCATCAGCATGCAAAGGCATAGTGGCTGGTTTCGGCATGAACAGTTATCGCCTCGCTGTGGAGGCTCTCGTCAGATTGGCTGCAGCAAAATAA
- a CDS encoding radical SAM family protein, protein MLKYVNTDIVFQEFPDEVTLAINLSLCPNGCPGCHSNYLQGDVGAVLDAVSLLSLLNDYRDEITCVGLMGGDNDPAAVMQLMDTIRLSYGNQLKTGWYSGRARLPEGFKPELFDYVKLGPYKSESGPLNAPTTNQRLYRIENGEFIDITSRFWKK, encoded by the coding sequence GTGCTGAAATACGTCAACACCGACATTGTGTTCCAAGAATTCCCCGATGAAGTGACGCTCGCCATCAACCTCTCGCTTTGTCCAAATGGCTGTCCAGGTTGCCACAGCAATTACTTGCAAGGCGATGTAGGCGCAGTGCTCGATGCCGTGTCGCTATTAAGTCTGCTCAATGACTATCGCGATGAAATCACCTGTGTGGGGCTGATGGGTGGCGACAATGATCCTGCTGCAGTGATGCAACTGATGGACACCATACGGTTGAGTTATGGCAATCAGCTCAAAACGGGTTGGTACAGCGGTCGTGCGCGCTTACCTGAAGGCTTTAAACCCGAACTTTTCGACTATGTGAAACTCGGTCCTTATAAATCGGAAAGCGGACCACTTAATGCTCCCACCACCAATCAGCGCCTCTATCGCATAGAAAATGGCGAATTCATCGATATTACTTCTCGATTTTGGAAGAAATAA
- the nrdD gene encoding anaerobic ribonucleoside-triphosphate reductase yields the protein MSTENFIITKRDGGTESFSLDKIKSAILKAFTSSGEPIDAEGLQKVISHLRFCNGMSVEDIQNQVEVALMAERHFKVAKRFMLYRQQHTEDREIVDHINFVLDYVDSLNPATGSKYDANANVENKNIATLIGELPKKNFIRLNRRMLTDRIKKMYGKETADRYLFLLNNHYIYKNDETSLANYCASITMYPWLLEGTKSIGGNSSAPTNLKSFCGGFVNMVFIVSSMLSGACATPEFLMYMSYFLQKEYGEDYFERADEVVDLSTRKRTLDKVITDCFEQIVYSINQPTGARNFQAVFWNISYYDENYFKSIFGDFFFPDGTQPSWPAVNWLQKRFMRWFNAERTRTVLTFPVETMALLSKDGEVMDQEYADFTAEMYAAGHSFFTYMSDNADSLASCCRLRNEIQDNGFSYTLGAGGVSTGSKSVLTINLNRCVQQATREGQSYIDYLSRIIDICHKVQMAYNENLKMLQEKGMLPLFDSGYINIGRQYLTIGVNGLVEAAESLGITISDNEEYATFVSDILGLVETYNKKYRTKDVMFNCEMIPAENVGVKHARWDREAGYFVPRDCYNSYFYVVEDTNTDVIEKFRLHGRKYIEHLTGGSALHMNLDEHLSKAQYRQLLRVAAKEGCNYFTFNIPNTVCNDCGHIDKRYLHECPKCQSKNLDYLTRVIGYLKRVSNFSAARQKEASRRYYGNLRPDMSGETMMTEKVQNVEMKG from the coding sequence ATGAGCACGGAAAATTTTATCATCACCAAGCGTGACGGCGGAACAGAGAGTTTCTCTCTCGACAAAATCAAGTCGGCTATTTTGAAAGCCTTTACTTCTTCAGGCGAACCGATTGACGCAGAAGGTTTGCAAAAAGTTATAAGCCATCTTCGCTTCTGCAATGGCATGAGTGTGGAGGACATACAGAATCAGGTGGAAGTAGCCCTGATGGCAGAGCGCCACTTCAAGGTAGCCAAGCGCTTTATGCTGTATCGTCAGCAGCACACAGAGGATCGTGAAATAGTTGACCACATCAACTTTGTACTCGACTATGTGGACAGCCTTAACCCTGCCACAGGTTCAAAGTATGATGCCAACGCCAATGTAGAGAACAAGAACATTGCCACACTGATTGGTGAATTGCCAAAGAAAAACTTCATCCGCCTGAACCGCCGTATGCTTACCGACCGCATCAAGAAGATGTACGGCAAAGAAACCGCGGACCGCTATCTTTTCCTGCTCAACAACCACTATATATATAAGAACGACGAGACCAGTCTTGCCAATTACTGCGCCAGCATCACGATGTATCCATGGCTACTCGAAGGCACGAAGAGCATCGGTGGCAACTCGTCTGCTCCCACCAACCTCAAGAGTTTCTGCGGAGGCTTCGTCAACATGGTGTTCATCGTCAGTTCGATGCTCAGCGGTGCATGTGCCACACCGGAATTCCTGATGTATATGTCCTACTTCCTGCAGAAGGAATATGGTGAGGACTATTTCGAGCGCGCAGACGAGGTTGTGGACCTTTCCACTCGCAAACGCACACTCGACAAGGTAATTACGGATTGCTTCGAGCAAATAGTATATTCCATCAATCAGCCTACGGGTGCACGCAATTTCCAGGCTGTGTTCTGGAATATCAGTTACTACGATGAGAACTACTTCAAGAGCATATTCGGTGACTTCTTCTTCCCCGATGGCACACAGCCCAGTTGGCCCGCTGTAAATTGGTTACAAAAGCGCTTTATGCGTTGGTTCAATGCAGAGCGCACACGCACCGTGCTCACTTTCCCTGTTGAGACAATGGCACTCCTCTCTAAGGATGGCGAAGTGATGGACCAAGAATATGCCGATTTCACCGCAGAAATGTATGCTGCAGGCCACTCCTTCTTCACCTATATGAGCGATAATGCCGACAGTCTCGCTTCATGCTGCCGCTTACGCAACGAAATTCAGGACAATGGTTTCAGTTACACACTCGGTGCAGGAGGTGTTTCCACAGGTTCAAAGAGTGTGCTGACCATCAATCTGAACCGCTGTGTGCAGCAAGCCACACGTGAAGGTCAGTCATATATAGACTATCTCTCACGCATCATCGACATCTGCCACAAGGTACAAATGGCTTACAACGAAAACCTGAAGATGTTGCAAGAAAAAGGCATGCTCCCACTCTTCGACTCTGGTTATATCAACATCGGCCGCCAGTATCTCACCATCGGTGTGAATGGCTTAGTAGAAGCAGCCGAGAGTCTTGGCATTACCATCAGCGACAACGAAGAATACGCCACATTCGTAAGCGATATCTTAGGTTTGGTAGAAACTTACAACAAGAAATATCGCACGAAGGACGTGATGTTCAATTGCGAGATGATTCCTGCAGAAAATGTGGGTGTGAAGCACGCACGTTGGGACCGCGAGGCAGGCTATTTCGTACCACGCGATTGCTACAACTCTTATTTCTACGTGGTGGAAGATACCAATACCGATGTCATCGAGAAGTTCCGTCTGCACGGTCGCAAGTATATCGAGCACCTCACAGGAGGTAGTGCGCTCCACATGAATCTCGACGAGCACCTCTCAAAGGCGCAGTATCGCCAGTTGCTCCGCGTGGCAGCGAAGGAAGGTTGCAACTACTTCACATTCAACATTCCTAACACCGTTTGCAATGACTGCGGTCACATCGACAAGCGCTATCTGCATGAATGTCCCAAGTGTCAGAGCAAGAACCTTGACTATCTCACACGCGTCATTGGTTACCTCAAGCGAGTAAGCAATTTCTCTGCAGCACGCCAGAAAGAGGCATCACGCCGCTACTATGGCAACCTGCGTCCCGACATGAGCGGTGAAACAATGATGACAGAAAAGGTGCAAAATGTGGAAATGAAGGGATAA
- a CDS encoding murein hydrolase activator EnvC family protein — MTKRCNRRKVTNLQQRRKKQIESPITPVQSQPEDTKPIYRQADDSKQELSGGFAANKGRLPVPVTGKYAITKRFGSYNVSGLSNIILDNKGIDIVTDGGHARCVYDGTVSTIFSISNYYNVIVRHGNYLTMYCNLSNVKVKEGQRVKTRQELGKIAKDSNGKHTLHFQIRRETEKLNPEQWISK; from the coding sequence CTGACGAAAAGGTGCAACCGCAGAAAGGTAACAAATCTGCAACAACGCAGAAAAAAACAGATCGAGTCACCTATAACACCTGTACAAAGTCAACCTGAGGACACCAAACCTATATATCGTCAGGCAGACGACAGTAAGCAGGAACTTAGTGGAGGTTTTGCTGCCAACAAAGGACGCCTGCCCGTTCCCGTAACAGGAAAATATGCCATAACGAAGCGTTTCGGCTCTTATAACGTAAGCGGTCTGAGCAACATCATACTCGATAACAAAGGAATAGACATCGTAACCGACGGTGGACATGCAAGGTGCGTTTACGACGGCACTGTGTCCACCATCTTCTCCATATCAAACTACTACAACGTCATTGTGCGCCATGGCAATTACCTGACCATGTATTGCAACCTTTCCAACGTGAAAGTAAAGGAAGGGCAGCGTGTCAAAACCCGTCAGGAACTGGGAAAAATTGCCAAAGACAGCAACGGAAAGCATACACTGCATTTCCAAATCCGCCGAGAAACAGAAAAACTCAACCCCGAGCAGTGGATTAGTAAATAA
- a CDS encoding DUF4292 domain-containing protein, with the protein MKIYKALLFVALIAAVCSCSTTKNIDKGNTPKNNQVSNHAPKNNAVANYLKQVEANRQTAKAVTASISLDIMLKGNGVSCSGKLKMRRNDVIQLSLSVLFMEVARFEFSPKEVLIIDKFHKQYVRASYDEVSFLKNAGLDFYALQALFWNEIFVPGEKTDVPASRFSMSSAGEHTVLTIADAPKLNYEFMTLTESQLFDRLNVEGKNSSDTGQFVWTYGDFTKLSGKQFPKSMTMKVTGVGSDMECEMSLSGLSNDNNWEGHSTPSSKYSQRSAESLLKSLF; encoded by the coding sequence ATGAAGATATACAAAGCATTATTGTTCGTGGCACTGATAGCAGCAGTCTGTTCTTGCTCCACGACGAAAAATATTGACAAGGGGAACACACCAAAGAACAATCAGGTGTCGAACCACGCACCAAAAAACAACGCTGTAGCCAACTACCTGAAACAGGTGGAGGCAAACCGCCAGACGGCAAAAGCCGTAACAGCCAGCATAAGCCTTGACATCATGCTCAAAGGCAATGGTGTGAGTTGTAGCGGAAAGTTGAAAATGCGACGCAACGATGTGATACAACTGTCGCTGAGTGTGTTGTTTATGGAAGTGGCGCGTTTCGAATTTTCACCAAAAGAGGTGCTCATCATCGACAAGTTCCATAAGCAATATGTACGTGCATCATACGACGAGGTTTCGTTCCTGAAGAACGCAGGGTTAGACTTCTACGCGCTTCAGGCGCTGTTCTGGAACGAGATATTCGTGCCGGGAGAAAAGACTGACGTTCCTGCCTCGCGTTTCAGCATGTCATCTGCAGGAGAACATACAGTCCTTACGATTGCCGATGCACCAAAGTTGAACTACGAGTTTATGACCCTGACAGAGTCGCAGCTGTTCGACCGATTGAATGTGGAAGGTAAAAACAGTAGCGATACAGGGCAGTTTGTCTGGACCTACGGTGATTTTACTAAACTCTCGGGCAAGCAGTTCCCTAAGTCGATGACCATGAAGGTAACGGGTGTGGGTAGCGATATGGAGTGTGAAATGTCGTTGAGCGGCCTGTCGAACGACAACAACTGGGAAGGCCACTCGACACCATCTTCGAAGTATTCGCAGCGTTCGGCGGAAAGTCTGCTCAAGAGTCTGTTTTAG
- a CDS encoding tetratricopeptide repeat protein, with amino-acid sequence MRIVVFIFCVLLLAGCASTGDTVSSRKVAPKEEVDTLSPQDGASARTTRRAMDEIFESGVKNYLIGNYKLAIENLYKTMELVEAGADFPAGSAYYLGRIYAELAANPEGALEKYQLYLKSFMDDDIDLALNFENPFEEYANCADSANKYLKLAVDWEQGEKRYKKAYLDFLLNTYGDTVEARNVAKAILDLEKTEDNYIQVIQLCKTKEEQLQQYLKMEKDFGSSYETNKRIFQLYKESGDMKKALEALERLAKSDKSISDAEKNFNKIFYARQLLDNGKTKDAYNIAKGVLQNSPEDESAVCFMVYYYRMTGNDNAMYETIKSAMRSPTISNYSKYDVLNEMLEGYRADKEDKDVVLSHRAEMLDVLRIVLSEQTINNDILMLCEKLTEDESELSETTEQIFYDILMRDPENVRLRELLINYYIEENDSAKCIQLCEDGMRYMDPVSIFYYYEGLCYLRLQHYDEMFEALDKGIKLADEKDEADVLSRLYNLYGMGCYRVDPPNAPENYEKSLEYDTENIDCMKNYCNYLIDYWDGSRGDRLLELSKRAVELDPYDMETKTYYAMAMMLTGQKEAAKVQIDAVLSEDGENSVYDIVLEYAGDIYNSVGLIQEAKDFWKRAEAVTDDDSMKARINKKIEEN; translated from the coding sequence ATGAGAATAGTCGTGTTCATTTTCTGTGTGTTACTGCTTGCCGGCTGTGCAAGCACGGGCGATACCGTGTCGTCCCGTAAAGTTGCACCCAAAGAGGAAGTGGACACACTCAGCCCCCAGGACGGTGCATCAGCAAGGACAACCCGGCGCGCGATGGACGAAATCTTCGAAAGCGGGGTGAAGAATTACCTCATCGGTAATTACAAGCTGGCAATAGAAAATCTGTACAAGACGATGGAACTTGTCGAAGCCGGTGCTGATTTCCCCGCCGGTTCGGCATACTATCTCGGCCGTATTTATGCCGAGTTAGCGGCGAATCCCGAGGGTGCTCTCGAAAAATACCAGTTGTACCTGAAGTCGTTTATGGACGATGACATTGACCTTGCGCTCAACTTTGAAAATCCGTTTGAAGAATACGCTAACTGTGCCGACAGTGCGAATAAGTATCTTAAGCTCGCCGTGGATTGGGAACAAGGCGAAAAGCGCTACAAGAAAGCCTATTTAGATTTTCTCCTAAATACTTATGGTGACACCGTTGAGGCAAGGAATGTGGCTAAAGCCATTCTCGATTTAGAGAAAACAGAGGACAATTACATACAGGTTATACAACTCTGCAAGACCAAGGAAGAGCAGTTGCAGCAATACCTCAAGATGGAAAAGGATTTTGGCTCTTCGTACGAAACGAACAAAAGAATTTTCCAACTCTACAAAGAAAGTGGCGACATGAAAAAGGCACTTGAGGCATTGGAGCGTCTGGCTAAGAGTGATAAGTCGATAAGTGATGCTGAGAAGAATTTCAACAAGATTTTCTACGCACGTCAACTGCTGGATAATGGTAAGACGAAGGATGCATACAACATCGCAAAGGGTGTGCTGCAGAACTCACCAGAAGACGAAAGTGCCGTCTGTTTCATGGTTTACTACTACCGAATGACAGGGAATGACAACGCGATGTACGAAACGATAAAGAGCGCGATGAGAAGCCCTACCATTTCTAATTATAGCAAGTACGACGTACTGAATGAGATGCTCGAAGGCTACAGGGCCGACAAGGAAGACAAGGACGTCGTTCTGTCCCATCGCGCTGAAATGCTCGACGTGTTGCGCATTGTGCTTTCAGAGCAGACTATTAACAATGACATATTGATGCTTTGCGAAAAGTTGACAGAAGATGAAAGTGAACTGTCGGAAACGACAGAGCAAATATTCTATGATATTCTCATGCGAGACCCCGAGAATGTCCGCCTGCGTGAACTCCTGATAAATTACTATATCGAGGAAAACGACTCTGCCAAGTGCATACAACTCTGTGAAGACGGAATGAGGTATATGGATCCGGTAAGTATATTCTACTATTATGAGGGTTTGTGCTATTTGCGCCTGCAGCATTATGACGAAATGTTCGAGGCACTCGATAAGGGCATAAAACTGGCTGATGAAAAGGATGAGGCTGACGTGCTTTCGCGGTTGTACAATCTCTATGGCATGGGGTGCTATCGTGTTGACCCACCAAATGCTCCTGAGAATTATGAAAAGTCGCTGGAGTATGATACAGAAAACATAGATTGCATGAAAAATTATTGCAATTATCTCATTGACTATTGGGATGGTAGCCGAGGCGACAGGCTGTTAGAACTCAGCAAGAGAGCCGTGGAACTCGATCCGTATGATATGGAGACGAAGACCTATTATGCCATGGCAATGATGCTAACGGGTCAAAAAGAGGCGGCGAAAGTGCAAATAGATGCAGTGCTGTCGGAGGATGGAGAAAACAGTGTGTATGACATCGTACTTGAATATGCTGGCGACATCTACAATAGTGTAGGTTTAATTCAGGAAGCGAAGGATTTTTGGAAACGTGCAGAGGCGGTTACTGACGACGACAGCATGAAAGCAAGGATCAACAAGAAAATAGAAGAAAATTAA
- the dut gene encoding dUTP diphosphatase: MEIKIVNRSKHALPSYATPLSAGMDLRANLDAPVTLQPLERRLVPTGLFIALPAGYEAQVRPRSGLAIKKGIGVLNSPGTIDADYRGEICVILVNLSNEAFVINDGDRIAQMVVARHETVEWTPVEALDETERGAGGFGHTGKE, encoded by the coding sequence ATGGAAATAAAGATTGTAAATCGTTCGAAGCATGCTTTACCTTCGTATGCCACGCCATTGAGCGCAGGTATGGATTTGCGGGCGAACTTGGATGCCCCCGTCACTTTGCAGCCGTTGGAGAGGCGGTTAGTGCCGACAGGTCTGTTTATTGCGCTGCCGGCAGGTTATGAGGCACAGGTGCGTCCGCGTTCCGGTCTCGCTATAAAGAAAGGCATTGGTGTGCTCAATTCTCCCGGTACCATAGATGCTGACTATCGCGGCGAAATTTGTGTGATTCTCGTGAATCTTTCAAATGAGGCGTTTGTTATCAACGATGGCGACCGCATAGCACAAATGGTGGTGGCGCGCCACGAAACAGTGGAATGGACGCCTGTGGAAGCCCTCGACGAGACGGAGCGCGGAGCAGGCGGGTTCGGACATACCGGTAAGGAATAA